The Prevotella herbatica genome contains the following window.
ATACTACCTTTATCGATTGATGAAGGAAAGTCGCTCGTTGAATATATTTATCGGTGTTATGGTTTTTGTTATCGTGTGGCTTTTTGTAAGTCAAGTGCTTGAAATGCGCTTGTTGGGGGCTATACTTGACAAACTCGTGAGTGTTGGCGTTATAGCCATGATCGTACTTTTTCAAGAGGAAATACGAAAATTTCTTTATACACTTGGCGCACATCAGCGAATAAGACGATTCGCTCGTTTGTTCACGTCTAGTAAAAGGGATAAAGATATGGAAGCTACCCGAGTAACTATCATGCCAATCGTTATGGCTTGTATGAGTATGTCTAAAGGAAAGATAGGTGCTTTGATAGTTATAGAGCGAGGTGCGCCACTTGATGATATTGTTGATACTGGTGATGTGATAGATGCTAATATTAATCAGCGACTTATTGAAAACATATTTTTTAAGAATTCTCCGCTTCATGATGGTGCGATGATTATATCTAATAAAAGAATCACTGCTGCTGGATGTATATTGCCAGTAAGTCATAATAGAGATATACCAAAAGAGCTGGGGCTGCGTCACCGTGCTGCTATGGGAATATGTCAGGAAAGTGACGCGATAGCTGTTGTTGTGAGTGAAGAAACCGGAAGAATTAGCGTAGCTGTAAAGGGACAGTTCCATTTAAGATTGTCAGCAGAGGAGCTTGAAAGTATTTTAACCCGCGAAATAGACTGATTTTATATTTTTTTATCCTTAGCCAACTCCTTGTTTCAATTAATTTTGCTAATTTTGCAAACTGTAAATAGCAATTTAAATATTTTATTTCGAAATTTATATATTATATACATATTAACAAACTATGGACTTATTACAGCAAATAGTTGCGCGCGCTAAAGCTGACAAGCAGCGCATCGTGCTCCCAGAAGCTGAGGAGGAGCGCACTTTAAGGGCAGCCGATAAAGTTTTGGCTGACGACATGGCAGAAATCATTTTGATTGGTAACCCAGACAACATCAAGAAACTCGCTAAAGAGTGGGGACTTGGAAGCATAGGCAAGGCTACTATTATTGATCCAATGAACAACCCTAAGAGTGAAGAATATGCTGAAAAACTTGCAGAACTTCGCAAGAAAAAAGGTATGACAATTGAACAGGCTCGCGAGCTAGTTACAAAAAATAATTTGTATCTTGGTTGTATGATTATAAAAACTGAAGGCGCTGATGGTCAGATAAGTGGTGCATTGAGCACTACAGGCGATACTCTTCGTCCTGCACTTCAGATAATCAAATGTGCACCAGGTGTTACATGTGTAAGTGGTGGATTACTTTTGTTCTCTCAGCAGAAAGAATTTGGAGAGAATGGTGTTCTTGTTATGGGTGACGTTGCAGTTACCCCTGTTCCAGACGCTAGGCAGCTTGCAGAGATAGCTGTTTGTACAGCTCAAACAGCAAAGACTATTGCTGGATTTGCAGAACCTCGTGTAGCAATGTTGAGTTTCTCAACAAAGGGAAGTGCTAAGCATGAGGTTGTTGACAAGGTCGTTGAGGCAACAAAAATAGCTCATGAAATGGCTCCTGATTTGAAACTTGATGGTGAATTGCAGGCAGATGCAGCTCTTGTACCATCTGTTGCTGAGAAGAAAGCTCCTAACAGTGACATTGCAGGCAAGGCAAATGTTCTTATCGTTCCAAACCTTGAGGTTGGAAATATTGGTTACAAACTTGCACAGCGTTTAGGTAATGCCGTTGCAATTGGTCCTGTACTTCAGGGTATAGCCCGTCCTGTAAACGATCTTAGTCGTGGATGTACTGTTGATGATATCTATTACATGGTAGCTATTACAGCTTGTCAGGCTCAGGATGCAAAGAAATAAGAATCATTAAATCAAAATATATGAAAGTTTTAGTTCTTAACTGCGGAAGTTCTTCAATAAAATATAAGTTTTACAATATGGACGATGAGTCTGTATTGGCACAAGGTGGTGTTGAGCGTATTGGTCTTGACAATGCATTTATTAAGGTAAAGCTTCCTAATGGGGAAAAAAAGCAGATAATGGCAGATCTTCCTACACACAAGGAAGGCGTAAGCTTGGTGTTCAAGTGCCTGCTTGATTCTGAAATAGGTGCAATAAAGAGTCTTGACGAGATTGATGCAGTAGGCCATCGTATCGTACAAGGTGGTGACAAATACAAACAGAGTATCATCGTAGATAAGAGCGTAGAAGACGGCATAGAGGAACTTTGCGATCTTGCACCTGTTCATAATGCAGGTCACTTGAAAGGTATTCGTGCTGTAGATTCATTAATGCCTACAACACCTCAGGTTTGTGTATTTGATAATGCTTTCCATAGCACAATGCCAGATTATGCATATCTTTATGCAGTACCTTATGAACTTTATCAAAAATATCACATACGTCGTTATGGTTTCCACGGAACGAGTCATCGTTATGTATCAAAGCGCGTTTGTGAGATGCTTGGTCTTGATATAAATAATTCTAAAATAATAACATGCCATATCGGTAATGGAGCAAGTGTTGCCGCCATACTTAATGGTAAGGTTATAGATACATCAATGGGACTTACTCCTCTTGCTGGTCTTATGATGGGTAGCCGTTGCGGTGATATAGACGCATCAGCTGTTACTTATATCATGGATAAGTTGAATATGAAGCCACAGGAAATGGCAAACTATTTGAACAAGGAGAGTGGTGTGCTTGGTATTACCGGTATATCTAGTGATATGCGTGATATTGAAAACGCAGCTCGTGAAGGTAACGAACGTGCACAGCTTGCACTCAACATGTACAATTACCGCATAAAGAAATATATTGGTGCTTACGCTGCCGCTCTCGGTGGAGTTGACGCTATTGTATGGACTGCCGGCGTAGGTGAAAACCAGACTGGTACACGCGAAGAGGCTTGTGCTAATCTAGAATATCTAGGCATAAAGATTGACGTCGAGAAGAATGCTAAGATTCATGGTGATGAGGCTATAATCTCAACACCAGACAGTAAAGTAAAAGTTGTTGTTGTGCCAACAGATGAGGAAATTGTTATCGCTCGCGATACAAAGGAACTCGTTGAGAAAGCAGGCAAGTAATTTAAGGATATACTACTATAAGCCCTCTCCTTTAAGGAGTGGGCTTTTTTATAATTATATGATGGATAAGAAGATAGTTACTTTCGGAGAAATTCTTTTGCGCTTGTCAAAGGAAAATAATTCCCGCCTTTCTCAAGGGAGGCAGTTTAATGGTGATTTTGGAGGCTCTGAAGCTAATGTTGCTGTCTCTCTATCTGTGTTGGGAGATAATGTGGAGTATGTAACTCGTGTTCCTGATGGTCCTATTGGCAATGCGGCATTGATGCATCTTCGTGAGTTTGGTCTTGACACAAGTCATATAGTAAAAGGTGGTGACCGCCTTGGTACATATTATTTTGAGTCGGCAGCATCTATGCGTAATTCCGTTGTTGTGTATGATCGCAACAATAGTTCCTTTTATAGTTTAAAGCATGGAGATATAGACTGGGCACCGATATTTGATGACGCAAAGATATTTCATTGCTCAGGTATTACATGTGCAATGAGCAAAGACGCTTTGGATACTACGTTTGATGCATTGGAACTCGCAGAGAGGATGGGAGTTGAAATTACATGTGATATCAACTACCGCAAGAATCTTTGGCATTATCCTGGAGCAAACGCAAAGGCGACCCTCCATAAACTGATGGAATATAGTTCATTTATATTTGGTGATCAGAATGAATGGGAAGTAGGCAGTTCGTTGAAGCATATACCTTTTGAGGCAATTGATTCTTCGTATAAGATTGATGAGGATGCTTATATTGCTTATTTCAAGGAATTACAGAAGCAGTTTCCACGATGCAAGCGTATGTTGATAGCTTTGCGTAACCAAATCGCATCAAGTCATCATACTCTTACAGGAGTGCTTTATTCAGATGGTAAACTGTATAAGACAAAAATATATGATATTAATCCTGTCGTAGATCCTATGGGATGTGGCGATGCTTTTGTCGCTGCATTTATTCATGCCCGTATGAAATGGGATGATGATCAACGTTGTCTTGATTTCGCCATAGCTGCCTCTGCTATAAAAAATACCATTATTGGTGACCAGAATTTAGCAATAGAAGATGAAATAATAGAAGTGATGAATCACTAACGATTTACTTCATTATATAATTTAAAAAGTCATACGATGAAAGGTTTAACCTTATCATGTATGACTTTTTTGTTTTTAGCTAAATACTTATTGAAGTAGTCTAGTAGATAATTCCTACGCTGACTCCAAGTGTGTATTTGTTGTATGTTGTATTATCATATTTCTTAGTCTTCAGATAATCACCATATATTTTGACAAACCAATTTGATGTAGTTCCCTTAATTGTTATAGGGTGCTCATAACTCAATTCTCCATGTACGAAACCATAGTCTACGGCATAATATTTCATATCAGGTAACAGAACACCTTGTGCGTATTCATTTGTATTGTCAGCCAGTTTGATACTGTTACGTGTGGAGAAACTATATCCTGCACTGAGGGCATATCCAAATCCTGTGTTGCATAAGTTCATACCTTCCTCAAATGCGATGTTTAAGCGTCCGTATTTTAATTCTGAAGTATTAAGAAGATACTTATTGCTTACATCATTATAGTTGGCTATGAATCCCATGTAAGCAAATATTCTGTCTTTATAAGGAATGTTCATTCTGTAATGTGCATCAAGATTTAGAACTCTTATCTGATACCGCTTATTAAATTTAATCTGGGTATCATATCTATATGAATTGAAACCTGTTAGGGAGTCTGTATTGATAATAAGTTTCTGTCTGTATTCATCAGCAAATCCCTCTTCGTAAGTTGCTTTAAAGTCTATCTGATGAATTAATTTTCCAATTGTCAGTCTATTTTGTGACTGTAATCCATATATGTAATTGTAATAGTGACCAGGGCTATACTTGTATACGCCCAGCACACTTTCACTTCCACGCTGGATGCTTATACTGTTTAGTGAATTTAAAACATAACCTTTATATCCATAAGATAATTCTGTACCAAAGTTATGGTTTACCCATTCACGGCTGAAACCTCCGTAACCACCGATTGTTCCATTCGCATTCTCAAGTCCGCTCATCAAATAATACTTCAATGTAGCGTCAGTCTGCACGGTTGTTACATTCTGTATTTTCTCTTTGCGTCGGTTATACCATGCAGCAAGTCCTATACTGCTGTTGCCGAAGTTATATATTGCAGACGGAGTGAGTTTATATTCAAGAAGTTCTGATCTTGATCTTGGATCACGCAGACGACTTAAATCACCTAGGTTGTAATCAAGGCGTGCACCAAAGTTCCATTTCCCTAATCTGGTTGTACCAATAGCCGCAGTAAGATTTATATTCTGGAAATCGTAGTTTCCATATACTGACGAACCGCTGAAATAAGGGTCGCTATTGTATGGGCGAACAACGTCAGCCCAAGCACGATCTTTCGTTTTACCGTTGTTGAAATCAAACTTACCATATCCATAAAGGATTTTGGAAATCTTTTGATATCTTTCAGTAAAGAACTTTAGATTATGACTTGACGTACCTTCCTGAACACGGCGATAGTCACCACCGTTATATGAATAATCAAAGTTGGCTATTCCGTGGTTGGCAGTCATGTCTATACCTAGTCCTGCAGCATTGTCTGTATTGTGCCAAAGAGCTTTGGTATCAAGATACATGTATTTGCCACGGCTCATAAGGCTGTCTTGTGCAAAGACTGGATTTACAGCCAATGATATTATTAATAAAATATACTTATTCATCATATTCGCGAATCTTGATAGTTGTAGAAGTTTGGAAATCATTAATAGAGTTGTTGCCGTCCTGAAGAATCTTATGCCCGTCAGTTCCGCGACGTGTAGACGTCTTTCTATAAATCACCTCTCCATTATATCCATTTATAGAATTAATATTTATATATCCGCCGTCAGTATCTCCTGACATGTGCTTTGTAGCAATGTCTATACCTGTAGCACTATATTTAAGGATATCAACTCCATCAATGACATATTTCTTTGGGACAATACTATATAGCGTTCCACTTGTCTTTCCGTAGGCGTATGTTGTTTTGAAAGAAGCTACATTTTCTTTTGTGCGGAAGATTATAATACCGTTAGGACCACCATTTAATATATTCATTTTTGAAATACCGCTGAAAGAGGAGAATATAAGGTCCAAAGCGGGTGTGGCAGAATTGTTCACGGTTTTACCTGTAACATCTTTAGCTTCATAATCAGCCGTAAGAAGATTAAATTCATGTACTCCGTTAACAGTGTGATCAATAGCACTGTTAGTTAATATTATAGTTCCACCAGGGGCAATCATATGAGAAGATTTTGTAGGAATGCGGAATATCTGTTTGCATAACACTACGGAATCTTTGTAAACATCTTTGAGATTGGCAAGAGAATAGGCTGGCGTAGAATTAGTTTCTATAAGACCAAGATATAATCCTGATACGTCAATTTCACTGTTTGTCTGATTATATATTTCTAAAAATTGACCAGCTGAATAATTCTTGTTGTTATTATCTTTTGAACCGGCATAGTACATCTTACTTATCAGAAGTGATGCACCTGCAACAAGATTAGTATTCAAGTTTATCTTGTCGGCAGACGTTATTAGTTGATTGTTGACATTCCCTGATATTGTTGCGAAATAGCCTTCACTTGCAACTTTACCTGTAGCTGCAGAGTATTCTGCTTGGTCAATATCCCATGATGCAGATATTGTGTAAACGTCTGGAATTATTTGATTAAACTCTGCCACTCCCTTATCGTCAGTTTTCGCAGTTAAAGTGTTGCCTGTGTTTGAGGTTAGCGTTACTGTGTGATCTGATAAGTTTCCACCCACGGTAAATTCTACAGGTGGATTTATTTGAATGTTAGTTGAAATAGCTTTAGCCTCGTCGTTATAGTCAACGCATCCCATCAGGAGTTGTGTGGGAATGAGCATCAATATATATAGCCATATGCTGCCGTTTGACAGAATATTTAAATGGCTCTTGTTATTCTTGTATATTTTGTTCATATCTGTATGACTTTATAATTATAAATTGAAATAAAGCTCCACGCCATAGCTGAAAGTATTGGTGTTGCGCTGTGATAAAGTTGTTGTAGTGCTTGATTTCAGATACGGTTCATAATACATCATGTTGTTTACATATAATGATAAACCGCCAATATTTCCTAATTCTTTAGTTAATCTTCCAGAAAGGTTCCATGTGATAGGACTCTTTGTTGGAACGGCGTCACTAGGGTTTATGTTCAAGTCACTTATTTTTACGATGCTGGTATTACTAGGCATTGAAGAAAAGTATTTGCCAGTCATGTCAAGATAACCGCTTTGCATATCATTTGTGATATCGTGATAGGCAAGGTCTGGTGTGATATATCCTATAGGACTTGTTTTCGCAACAAAGCTCCTGCTGTAATCATACCATATTGCTTGTGCTGTGAAAGACGCTACCATTCGTAGACTTGGAATGTTAGTTACCAGACGCAACGTGTTAATAAATCTGCGATACATGTTGTAGTCAAGACCAGACGGATATACTACTTTAAACGGAGTTGTGTTATAAGAGGAATAACTTGTTGGAAGGTTAACCACAGCCACACTTCTTGAATTCATATCGGTTGACCATGATTTTGTCTCCGAATATGCACCACTGAAGAATATTGATGTATTTATAGGTTTTATTTCACCTAACTCAAAATCAAATTCTATTCCTTTGTTTACAGTAGTGTTCGTATTGCCTACACGTCCGGTAGTCATGAATATCAAATCTTGTCGTGCAGGCGAATCATAATTGATTGTAGTTGCAGCACCTGGAGTGATAACAAGTCCGCTTTGAGCTGTATAAACATTACTTGCGTAAGTGAAATATTCTGTTGCAGAACCAAATCCGTTAGGAGTTTTATCTCTATAGGCAAGTAAACTGAGCTTTCTGTTACCAGGTAACTTTAAGTCAAGTCCAAGTTCTATCTTTGTTGTAGTGGCATTTTTCAAACCTTTGCTGTATTCCACATTATACACTTGTGTATGATAAGCCAATAGTTGAGCAGCAGCATCATTCTGAGGCATATAGTTGGCTGCAACGCGGTCATCATATTTTCTGTCAGGATACAGATAGTCTAGTCCTGGCGTCTTACTATTCAAACCGATACCTCCACGAATATCCAACCATTTTGTAGCTGAGAAAGATAAGTTGATACGAGGAGAGAGAGAGGTTGTTGATACATTAGAAAACGGTTGCTGCGATGTGAAACGTAGTCCGATATTTGCACGAAGGTAATTAATCTTGTTTATATTCCAAGTAAAATTGTCTTCGGCATAAGCTGCTATTTGGTGTAGAGCGGGAATAGAAGAGAATGCTCGTGGACGTCCATTACTGTTTGGTCTGTATGGCAATGAATCGTTCTCATTATAATATCCCCTGCCGCTGTTCCAGTTTAAACTGTAGTCTGCGCCAATTTTAAAACTCTGTCTTGTTTTTCCTGCTTTGAAATAAAACGAATCGTTTATCTTTGCGAAAATGTTTCCAGGTCTGCTTTCAGTGATGCCTGTAGCCAGATAACTCTTTGTCATCCAAGGTACATTGTAGTATCCTGTTTGCATTGCTGTTATTATAGGTAATAACCCAGAACCACTAGAGATGTAACTAGTATTACTATTGTCAATCTTCGTCATGCTTACTCCTAATGTATAAGATAGCGTACGCATGAAAAGTTTGTCTAATGACAGACGACCGTTGTGAGTAAGTCCGAAAGTATAGTTCTTGTTGCTGCTTGATGTGCCGTCGGCAATTGCATCTGGATCTTTACCGTTCCAATCTTTTGTGTACATGAAGCGTAGCTTCGTATCTGTGTGCCATTTTTTGCTAATGTCATAAGCATAACCTATGTTTAGAGAATAACGTCCATAGCTACGTGTCTTCTGGCGTGGGTCGCTCCATGCCTTTGCATAATCAAAATTAAAGTTAAGTATTCCTGCCTTGTTAAGGTTGAATCCTTTGCCTAATGAATAGTTCTGCAGTTCTGGATTAACCTTACCCTTAAACTGCCAAGGCGTTACACCCATCTTGGAATGAACTATAACAAGTCCACTGGTTAGGTCGCCATATTCGGCTGAAGGAATTCCTCTTACAACCTCTACATTATCAATGTTGTCAGCACTTACCTGACGAAGGTCTGTACCCGTGAATGCTGTACTGGAAAAACCACCTTGTGTCATTGCTGCATTGTTTGACATTGGTACACCATCAATAATGATACTTGAACCAAAAGCACTTGTATTATTGTTTGATAATGTACGAAGTTGAAGATTGCTTTGCTGAGTCAAGTCAGTGTTTCCCATTTCCTTTCCAGGAATTAGCTGCATGATATCTGCAAGAGATGTAGCCTGCAAGTGGTCTATCGCCTGTCGCCCGATAACACTTGTCGTTGATGCTATGGATGATTTCTGGCGAGCCGTTACAACAACTTCTTTTAAAGCGAGAGAAGTTGGAGTCATTTGAATGGCTAGACTTAAATTTGACTTTACGTCAATAGTAGTTTGATATTTCTCATAACCAACATATGATATTTCAAGAACATATCTCCCTTGAGGAACATTCTTGAAAGAAGTCTTTCCGTCAACGTCTGTTATTGCGAATGATGAAAGTGGGTTAAGGTTACAGCTTGCCATCATAATAGCCTCATGGCTACCTTTTTCTGCCACTTTCAGGTTGACTGTGAATTTTGTATTGTTATTATTTGACTGCGCCGAAACATTTGTTGCGTACAGTATTAAAGTTAATAACAAGACAATAATTGTTGTAGCTTTTTTCATCTTTACTTAATACTATTAGAAAATGTTATATTACTGAATACTAATCTTTTTGTTATATTTTGCAAATATATTAAAATTTATTAATATCGACAATACCTTATTGTAGGTATTTTTGTACTTAATGCTGTTTTTAACGTTTTGTTTTTGGAAAATTCTCTTTTTATGCTTGATAATGTTACCAAAAAATAGCTAATGTTTTTGTAGGTTTCAAATATTATATTAACTTTGCAAGAAACCATAAGGGAATATTTATGACACAGACAGAAAAGACCAAGATAGAAGAGCATATCGTAGATGTACTAAAAACTGTTTACGATCCGGAGATACCTGTAAATATATGGGACTTGGGTATGATATACAAAATAGAAGTTCAAGACGATGCTAGTGTGGAACTGGATATGACATTTACTGCACCAAATTGTCCTGCTGCTGATTTTATCCTTGAGGATGTTCGTACGAAGGTTGAAAGTGTAGACAGTGTTACTTCTGCTAATGTTAATCTCGTTTTTGAACCTGCTTGGGATCAAAGTATGATGACGGAAGAAGCTCGTGTAGAACTGGGCTTTGAATGATAATAGAAATTTAGATAAAGTGATTATGAGAAAGAATGTTTATTTTCTCTCAGATGCCCATCTTGGATCATTGGCAATAGAGCATCCTCGTATGCAGGAAAGACGCCTTGTTCGGTTTCTTGATAGCATAAAAGATAAAGCTTCTGCTATATATCTATTGGGAGATATGTTTGACTTTTGGGATGAATATCGTTATGTTGTGCCAAAAGGATATACACGTTTCTTGGGTAAATTGAGCGAACTATCAGACAGTGGAGTGGAAATTCATTTCTTTACGGGTAATCATGATCTTTGGACTTATGGATATCTTGAGGAAGAGTGTGGACTGATTGTTCACAAGAAACCCGTTACAACAGAAATATATGGAAAAGTGTTTTTCCTAGCTCATGGCGATGGACTCGGAGATCCTGATAATAAATTCAAGATATTAAGGAAAATTTTTCATAACCGTACGTGCCAGAAGTTGCTTAATTCTTTTCATCCTCGTTGGGGGATGTCTTTGGGATTAAACTGGGCAAAGCATAGTCGCATAAAGCGTATTGATGGCAAAGAGGTTCCTTTTATGGGTGAGGATAAGGAGTATCTTGTACAATTCACTAATGAATATATGACTACTCATAATGATATAGATTATTTTATCTATGGTCATCGACATATAGAATTGGATTTGAATTTGAGCAAGAAAGTTAGAATGCTTATTCTCGGTGACTGGATATGGCAGTTCACTTATGCCGTATTTGACGGTGAGCACATGTTTCTGGAACAATATGTAGAAGGTGAGACCGAGTTTTAAAGCGCGGTTTTATCTTTTTTACAATTTGCCGCTTTCACGATATGAATAATATTTCCCGTCTGTTATTATAACGTGATCAAGGAAATATATACGCATTAATTCGCATGCATTTTTAACTCGTTTAGTCAGTTGGTCATCTGGTCCGCTTGGGAATGGATTGTTACTTGGATGATTGTGACATATAGCAATAACAGTGGCATTGCAGAGTAAAGCCTCTTTCAATATTATTCTAATGTCTACAGCAGTTTCGCTTATTCCTCCATGACTGATACGCATAACCTTTATCAGTTTGTAGTTTTGATTAAGCATGATTGCCCATGCTTCCTCAATATCAAGGTCTTGCATTCTAGGATGCATATAGTCATATATTGCGGATGCTGAACTTATGTTATGGCGTTCTTCTGCTTTTTCTAAAGATCGCCTTTTTCCAAGTTCACATGCTGCTAGAATCGTTATCGCCTTAGCAGGCCCCAATCCATTATATTTCTCTAGCTGCTGAATGCTGAGTTTCCCTAATGTGTTCAGATTGTTGTTGCAATCGTTTAAAACTCGTTTCATTAAGTCGACAGCACTCTCGTTGGTGTTTCCGCTTCCAATCAGAATACCTAATAATTCAGCATTACTGAGTGAGTTGGCGCCAAGTCTTTCTAGTTTTTCTCGTGGGCGATCTTCAAGTGCCCAATTGGTTATAGTTAGTTTTTCCACTTCTTTATTTGTAGAATGTTTTTTTGTATGCGCTGAATTCATCTTTTCCTCTTACGCAACGTTTCCACCATGAATTAATGAAACCGCAACCATAGCCCGTTAGTTGTACGTAAGCGGCGACTATACTCAGCAGTCCCACTTTTATGCTATTATTAACCTTTGTGGAGTCAGCGAAAATTAGTAAGCAATACAGCATTATAGGCAGGGCTGCACATAAAGTCATGATGCAACCTGTTGTTTGCCATTTCCCTTCAACTGAGGTCAGCATCGTAATGATTCCTGTAATACATAATGTAAAAAGGAAAATCATCCCAACAGTGAACACCATTGGTAATAGATGTACAAGTTTCAGTGATTCAGGATATTTCTTATATAGGTTTATACGAGCTATACCGCTGTTGAAAACCTGTCTCCAGAATTTATTGAAGTCTGTGCGTCGTTTGTGCCAAACCCATGCCTCAGGAAATAGTCTACATTTATATCCAGACTTGAAAATGCGTATGCTGAAATCTATATCTTCGCCGAAACGCATATCGCTAAAGCCGTTTAACTTACTGTAAACATCTCGCTTTATTCCCATGTTGAATGAGCGTGGATAAAATTTATCTAGTTTCTTCTTTCCACCGCGTATTCCTCCTGTTGTGAAAAAGCTTGTCATGGAATATGATATAGCTTTTTGCGTGTTGGTAAATGAATCGTGTGCGCGATCGGGACCTCCGAAAGCATCAGTATCATTGCTGTTGATTTCATCGTCAATGGCTTTGATATAGTTTGATGGTAGCACTACGTCACTGTCAAGAATTATTAGATATTCACCATTAGCTCTCTCCGCTCCGTAGTTCCTACTTTGCCCAGGACCACTGTTCTCTTTCATGAAATACTTTAAGTCAAGTTTTTCAGAATACTTGTCGCAAACATCTTTGCATGTAATCTTTGAACCGTCTTCGACAATAACGACTTCAAAGTTTGTCAAAGTCTGTATTGTTAGGCTTTCAAGTTGTTCGTCAACTTCGTTAGGGCGATTGAAAACAGGTATTATTATGGAGTATTTCATAATTTATATATATAGAGTAACCAAGGTGCATAAAAGCAAAAAGGTAAAAAAGTAAACATTTTATGGTAGTATTTTTACTCCCACGTATTTACTTTTTCACCTCTAAGTATTTGATTTTTAATTATTCCTTTACGC
Protein-coding sequences here:
- the cdaA gene encoding diadenylate cyclase CdaA, with the protein product MPFEFGIKDIIDIFLVALILYYLYRLMKESRSLNIFIGVMVFVIVWLFVSQVLEMRLLGAILDKLVSVGVIAMIVLFQEEIRKFLYTLGAHQRIRRFARLFTSSKRDKDMEATRVTIMPIVMACMSMSKGKIGALIVIERGAPLDDIVDTGDVIDANINQRLIENIFFKNSPLHDGAMIISNKRITAAGCILPVSHNRDIPKELGLRHRAAMGICQESDAIAVVVSEETGRISVAVKGQFHLRLSAEELESILTREID
- the pta gene encoding phosphate acetyltransferase, yielding MDLLQQIVARAKADKQRIVLPEAEEERTLRAADKVLADDMAEIILIGNPDNIKKLAKEWGLGSIGKATIIDPMNNPKSEEYAEKLAELRKKKGMTIEQARELVTKNNLYLGCMIIKTEGADGQISGALSTTGDTLRPALQIIKCAPGVTCVSGGLLLFSQQKEFGENGVLVMGDVAVTPVPDARQLAEIAVCTAQTAKTIAGFAEPRVAMLSFSTKGSAKHEVVDKVVEATKIAHEMAPDLKLDGELQADAALVPSVAEKKAPNSDIAGKANVLIVPNLEVGNIGYKLAQRLGNAVAIGPVLQGIARPVNDLSRGCTVDDIYYMVAITACQAQDAKK
- a CDS encoding acetate kinase; the protein is MKVLVLNCGSSSIKYKFYNMDDESVLAQGGVERIGLDNAFIKVKLPNGEKKQIMADLPTHKEGVSLVFKCLLDSEIGAIKSLDEIDAVGHRIVQGGDKYKQSIIVDKSVEDGIEELCDLAPVHNAGHLKGIRAVDSLMPTTPQVCVFDNAFHSTMPDYAYLYAVPYELYQKYHIRRYGFHGTSHRYVSKRVCEMLGLDINNSKIITCHIGNGASVAAILNGKVIDTSMGLTPLAGLMMGSRCGDIDASAVTYIMDKLNMKPQEMANYLNKESGVLGITGISSDMRDIENAAREGNERAQLALNMYNYRIKKYIGAYAAALGGVDAIVWTAGVGENQTGTREEACANLEYLGIKIDVEKNAKIHGDEAIISTPDSKVKVVVVPTDEEIVIARDTKELVEKAGK
- a CDS encoding sugar kinase, giving the protein MDKKIVTFGEILLRLSKENNSRLSQGRQFNGDFGGSEANVAVSLSVLGDNVEYVTRVPDGPIGNAALMHLREFGLDTSHIVKGGDRLGTYYFESAASMRNSVVVYDRNNSSFYSLKHGDIDWAPIFDDAKIFHCSGITCAMSKDALDTTFDALELAERMGVEITCDINYRKNLWHYPGANAKATLHKLMEYSSFIFGDQNEWEVGSSLKHIPFEAIDSSYKIDEDAYIAYFKELQKQFPRCKRMLIALRNQIASSHHTLTGVLYSDGKLYKTKIYDINPVVDPMGCGDAFVAAFIHARMKWDDDQRCLDFAIAASAIKNTIIGDQNLAIEDEIIEVMNH
- a CDS encoding DUF6850 family outer membrane beta-barrel protein, coding for MMNKYILLIISLAVNPVFAQDSLMSRGKYMYLDTKALWHNTDNAAGLGIDMTANHGIANFDYSYNGGDYRRVQEGTSSHNLKFFTERYQKISKILYGYGKFDFNNGKTKDRAWADVVRPYNSDPYFSGSSVYGNYDFQNINLTAAIGTTRLGKWNFGARLDYNLGDLSRLRDPRSRSELLEYKLTPSAIYNFGNSSIGLAAWYNRRKEKIQNVTTVQTDATLKYYLMSGLENANGTIGGYGGFSREWVNHNFGTELSYGYKGYVLNSLNSISIQRGSESVLGVYKYSPGHYYNYIYGLQSQNRLTIGKLIHQIDFKATYEEGFADEYRQKLIINTDSLTGFNSYRYDTQIKFNKRYQIRVLNLDAHYRMNIPYKDRIFAYMGFIANYNDVSNKYLLNTSELKYGRLNIAFEEGMNLCNTGFGYALSAGYSFSTRNSIKLADNTNEYAQGVLLPDMKYYAVDYGFVHGELSYEHPITIKGTTSNWFVKIYGDYLKTKKYDNTTYNKYTLGVSVGIIY
- a CDS encoding DUF4876 domain-containing protein is translated as MNKIYKNNKSHLNILSNGSIWLYILMLIPTQLLMGCVDYNDEAKAISTNIQINPPVEFTVGGNLSDHTVTLTSNTGNTLTAKTDDKGVAEFNQIIPDVYTISASWDIDQAEYSAATGKVASEGYFATISGNVNNQLITSADKINLNTNLVAGASLLISKMYYAGSKDNNNKNYSAGQFLEIYNQTNSEIDVSGLYLGLIETNSTPAYSLANLKDVYKDSVVLCKQIFRIPTKSSHMIAPGGTIILTNSAIDHTVNGVHEFNLLTADYEAKDVTGKTVNNSATPALDLIFSSFSGISKMNILNGGPNGIIIFRTKENVASFKTTYAYGKTSGTLYSIVPKKYVIDGVDILKYSATGIDIATKHMSGDTDGGYININSINGYNGEVIYRKTSTRRGTDGHKILQDGNNSINDFQTSTTIKIREYDE